A window from Limisphaera ngatamarikiensis encodes these proteins:
- a CDS encoding response regulator, with product MTQRHYAQPEGRKARILLVDDHAVVRFGIAQLINRQPDMEVCGEEADAGAAFSAAERLKPDLVIADLSLKESSGLELVRNLKARFPSMPILVLSVHDESVYAEMAFRAGAMGYLMKDQALEKVLEAVRRLLNGSVYVSDAMAVKLLQKQLQKQPLPGASPADLLSDRELEVFELIGHWKTTRQIAQELHLSVKTVEYYREQIKRKLGLKNAVELVQHATAWVERTSSGVPPETGPS from the coding sequence ATGACGCAGCGGCATTACGCCCAACCGGAGGGTCGGAAAGCCCGAATTCTACTGGTGGACGACCACGCCGTCGTTCGCTTTGGGATTGCGCAGCTAATCAACCGGCAGCCGGACATGGAGGTCTGCGGCGAGGAGGCCGATGCCGGTGCAGCCTTTTCTGCGGCGGAACGACTCAAACCCGACCTGGTGATTGCCGATTTGTCCCTGAAGGAGTCCAGCGGCCTGGAGCTGGTGCGCAATCTGAAGGCGCGGTTTCCGTCGATGCCGATTCTGGTGTTGAGCGTGCATGATGAATCGGTTTACGCGGAGATGGCTTTTCGCGCCGGAGCGATGGGTTATTTGATGAAGGACCAGGCCTTGGAGAAGGTTTTGGAGGCGGTGCGTCGGCTGCTGAACGGGTCGGTGTATGTGAGCGACGCGATGGCGGTGAAACTCCTGCAGAAACAGCTGCAGAAGCAGCCCCTGCCCGGAGCCTCGCCGGCGGATTTGTTGAGTGACCGTGAGCTGGAGGTATTTGAGCTGATCGGGCATTGGAAAACCACCCGGCAGATCGCCCAGGAACTGCATCTGAGCGTGAAGACGGTCGAGTATTACCGCGAACAGATCAAACGGAAACTCGGCCTGAAGAATGCGGTGGAGTTGGTGCAGCATGCCACCGCGTGGGTGGAAAGGACCAGTTCGGGTGTGCCCCCGGAAACCGGTCCGTCCTGA
- a CDS encoding DUF3472 domain-containing protein gives MLAVPGGGARCEGAEPEKPRAARSVHLAWESPPADAFLLGVRVRRTVPGSFFMVCGWQVGYFGLQELVDGGRVVLMSVWDDARGDDPSAVAPELRVETLARGEAVRVRRFGGEGTGGQAMLTLPWREGTVYWFLVRARVEGDRTRYAGWVREEGSAAWRHVVTFRTRTGGRALTGLYSFIEDFRRDGRSAGEERRALFVGGRVRDAEGRWRPLQRARFTASTAEWEARDSIFAGLADDGFELATGGSVRPDAPLGSTLERPVSEGEPPRDLPEEP, from the coding sequence ATGCTGGCTGTCCCTGGCGGTGGGGCGCGGTGTGAAGGGGCGGAGCCCGAGAAACCGCGGGCGGCGCGGTCGGTCCACCTGGCCTGGGAAAGTCCGCCTGCGGACGCGTTTCTGCTGGGGGTTCGGGTCCGGCGGACGGTGCCCGGGTCGTTCTTCATGGTTTGCGGCTGGCAGGTGGGCTATTTCGGCCTACAGGAGCTGGTGGATGGGGGGCGGGTGGTGTTGATGTCGGTGTGGGACGATGCCCGGGGTGACGATCCGTCTGCGGTGGCTCCGGAGCTGAGGGTGGAGACGCTGGCCCGGGGGGAAGCTGTGCGGGTCCGGCGGTTTGGTGGCGAAGGCACCGGAGGTCAGGCGATGCTGACGCTCCCATGGCGGGAAGGGACGGTCTACTGGTTTTTGGTGCGGGCGCGGGTGGAGGGGGACCGGACACGGTACGCCGGTTGGGTGCGTGAGGAAGGTTCGGCCGCGTGGCGGCATGTGGTGACGTTTCGGACCCGCACCGGCGGGCGGGCACTGACGGGTTTGTATTCGTTTATTGAGGATTTTCGGCGGGACGGCCGTAGTGCGGGTGAAGAGCGCCGGGCCCTGTTTGTCGGTGGCCGGGTTCGGGATGCAGAGGGTCGGTGGCGTCCGTTGCAGCGGGCACGATTTACGGCTTCGACGGCGGAGTGGGAGGCTCGGGACAGCATTTTTGCCGGCTTGGCAGACGATGGTTTTGAGCTGGCCACGGGCGGATCGGTCCGTCCCGATGCGCCCCTGGGTTCGACTCTGGAACGGCCCGTGTCCGAGGGTGAGCCGCCGCGGGACCTTCCCGAGGAGCCTTGA
- a CDS encoding FAD-binding domain-containing protein — protein MRRVKPVLVWFRLDLRLSDHAPLWEAAREGGPVIPVYVWSPEEEAPWSPGGASRWWLHHSLTALDASLRAAGSRLIIRRGRVVKALADLVRETGAVTVYAHRRVEPAARQLEEEVVRAMSERGVKVRLWADSNLVDPDRVKTQSGEPFQVFTAFWRRCLALSDPPRPLPAPDRVPGPAVWPRGLSCERLELLPKPDWAAGLRATWRPGETAAGERLKRFLKDGWREYATRRDQPAEEGTSRLSPHLHFGEITPRQVWHAVREWAEGQGWNASRWRESAFLRELFWREFAGYLLWHFPHAVERPLRPEWERFPWREDAAGLRAWQRGRTGYPIVDAGMRELWHTGWMHNRVRMIVASFLVKDLRISWLEGARWFWDTLVDADLASNTMGWQWSAGCGVDAAPYFRVFHPVLQGQKFDPDGAYVRRWCPELARVPPEWIHRPFEAPPLLLEAAGVRLGRDYPEPVVSHAAARQAALAAWQSLRAGRSQGAA, from the coding sequence TTGCGGCGCGTGAAGCCTGTTTTGGTGTGGTTTCGGTTGGACCTGCGGTTATCGGATCATGCGCCGTTGTGGGAGGCGGCACGCGAGGGCGGGCCGGTGATTCCGGTGTACGTTTGGTCACCGGAAGAGGAGGCCCCGTGGTCACCGGGCGGGGCGTCGCGGTGGTGGTTGCACCATTCCCTGACGGCCCTGGACGCTTCTTTGCGGGCGGCGGGATCCCGTTTGATCATCCGACGTGGACGGGTGGTAAAGGCACTGGCGGATCTGGTTCGGGAGACCGGGGCCGTTACGGTTTATGCCCACCGGCGCGTGGAACCGGCTGCGCGGCAGCTGGAAGAGGAGGTGGTCCGGGCCATGTCGGAGCGGGGCGTCAAGGTTCGGTTGTGGGCCGATTCGAACCTGGTGGATCCCGACCGGGTGAAGACGCAATCGGGCGAACCTTTTCAGGTTTTTACTGCCTTTTGGCGCCGTTGTTTGGCGTTGTCGGATCCACCCCGGCCGCTTCCTGCGCCGGACCGTGTGCCCGGACCCGCGGTTTGGCCCCGGGGGTTGAGCTGCGAAAGGCTGGAGCTTCTGCCCAAACCGGACTGGGCCGCGGGCCTGCGAGCCACCTGGCGGCCGGGGGAAACGGCGGCGGGGGAACGGCTGAAGCGGTTCTTGAAGGATGGATGGCGCGAGTACGCCACCCGACGGGATCAGCCTGCCGAGGAAGGGACCTCCCGGCTGTCGCCGCATTTGCATTTTGGTGAAATCACGCCGCGTCAGGTGTGGCACGCCGTGCGTGAGTGGGCGGAAGGCCAGGGTTGGAACGCGTCCCGGTGGCGAGAGTCGGCGTTTTTGCGGGAGCTGTTTTGGCGGGAGTTTGCCGGCTATCTGCTGTGGCATTTTCCGCATGCGGTTGAGCGGCCGTTACGGCCTGAATGGGAGAGGTTTCCGTGGCGTGAGGATGCGGCCGGTTTACGCGCCTGGCAGCGGGGCCGGACGGGTTATCCCATCGTGGACGCCGGGATGCGCGAGTTGTGGCATACAGGCTGGATGCACAACCGTGTGCGGATGATCGTGGCGTCGTTTTTGGTGAAGGATTTGCGGATTTCGTGGTTGGAGGGGGCGCGGTGGTTTTGGGACACCCTGGTGGACGCGGACCTGGCCAGCAACACGATGGGCTGGCAGTGGAGCGCCGGTTGTGGTGTGGACGCTGCGCCATATTTTCGCGTGTTTCATCCGGTCTTGCAGGGGCAAAAGTTTGATCCGGATGGGGCCTATGTACGTCGGTGGTGCCCCGAACTGGCGAGGGTGCCGCCGGAATGGATCCACCGGCCGTTTGAGGCGCCGCCCTTGTTGTTGGAGGCAGCCGGTGTCCGCCTGGGTCGGGATTATCCGGAACCGGTGGTGAGCCATGCGGCGGCTCGACAGGCGGCGTTGGCGGCCTGGCAGAGCCTGCGGGCGGGCCGGTCTCAAGGCGCGGCCTGA
- a CDS encoding DegT/DnrJ/EryC1/StrS family aminotransferase, with amino-acid sequence MDVWKRTKPALMGGEPVRRRPWPAWPVHGLEEERRLLRVLREGRWSQRAGGETALFERRFAGARGSRHAFAVATRTAALRLALGSVGWEPGSEVILPAYGPLCWVGAVLSAGMRPVFADVVVETGHLDMAAVEGVATENVRGVLVFHTAGLPVPMEPFLEGAENRGWAVLEDASQAHGGVYRDRPCGTWGRVAVFSFDAGAVLTAGEGGLVLTNDAEVAGRCRRLLGRGEPGSTDSAAAEPFEEMALDEFAGAMLNAQLDRFELQARRRDQRSRYLAERLADLPGVYPQQRVEGCTRHGGAGFLLRLDADRFGAPRDAVVAALAAEGIPCGTGWREPLPERWARLRRELAGGWPVASGGVGARGPKCVQAQRLCRQAIWLEGRVLLADQKDMDDIVRALEKLQEHGRALKDWWRRERSEVRAVREGGD; translated from the coding sequence ATGGATGTTTGGAAGCGGACGAAACCGGCTTTGATGGGTGGCGAACCGGTGCGACGTCGGCCGTGGCCGGCGTGGCCTGTGCATGGTTTGGAAGAGGAGCGGCGGTTGTTGCGGGTGTTGCGGGAGGGACGGTGGTCCCAACGTGCGGGGGGCGAAACGGCGTTGTTTGAACGTCGTTTCGCCGGTGCGCGCGGTAGCCGCCATGCCTTTGCGGTGGCGACGCGAACGGCCGCATTGCGGCTGGCGCTGGGGTCGGTGGGTTGGGAACCGGGTTCAGAAGTCATCCTGCCGGCGTATGGGCCGTTGTGTTGGGTGGGTGCGGTGCTTTCGGCAGGCATGCGGCCCGTGTTTGCGGATGTGGTCGTGGAGACGGGGCATCTGGACATGGCGGCGGTCGAGGGGGTGGCGACCGAAAATGTGCGCGGTGTGTTGGTGTTTCACACGGCCGGGTTGCCGGTGCCCATGGAACCATTTTTGGAAGGTGCGGAGAATCGTGGCTGGGCGGTGTTGGAGGACGCCTCGCAGGCGCACGGTGGGGTGTACCGCGATCGACCGTGCGGGACGTGGGGCCGGGTTGCGGTGTTTTCCTTTGATGCGGGGGCGGTTTTGACCGCCGGGGAGGGAGGGCTGGTGCTTACCAACGATGCGGAGGTGGCTGGTCGGTGCCGTCGGTTATTGGGCCGTGGGGAACCGGGTTCGACGGATTCAGCGGCGGCTGAGCCGTTCGAGGAAATGGCCCTGGACGAGTTTGCCGGGGCGATGTTGAACGCGCAGCTGGACCGGTTCGAGTTGCAGGCGCGGCGGCGCGATCAGCGCAGCCGTTACCTGGCGGAGCGCCTGGCGGACCTGCCGGGGGTGTACCCGCAGCAGCGGGTCGAGGGTTGCACGCGGCACGGCGGCGCCGGGTTTCTGCTCCGGTTGGATGCCGATCGGTTTGGGGCGCCGCGGGACGCGGTGGTGGCGGCGCTGGCGGCCGAGGGGATTCCCTGCGGTACCGGCTGGAGGGAACCCCTGCCCGAGCGGTGGGCGCGGTTGCGTCGAGAACTGGCCGGGGGCTGGCCGGTGGCGTCCGGGGGGGTGGGGGCGCGGGGACCGAAATGTGTGCAGGCGCAGCGACTCTGTCGACAGGCCATCTGGCTGGAGGGCAGGGTGCTCCTTGCGGATCAGAAGGACATGGACGACATCGTTCGCGCGCTGGAAAAGCTGCAGGAGCACGGCCGGGCCCTGAAGGATTGGTGGCGTCGGGAAAGGTCCGAAGTACGTGCGGTGCGGGAGGGTGGAGACTGA
- the bioB gene encoding biotin synthase BioB has product MMVDVGKSERIAELGRRVLAGGEITRAEALELFHLESSADIYDLMAWANRIRERFKGNRVHLCSIVNVKAGGCPENCKFCAQSALYQTQAPRYGLLPVEEVLTAAEEAGRNGAVGFGLVAAWRGLEEGPILDALCEQFRALKAQGRVRPDASLGIIKSAEVARRLKEAGCECYNHNLETSRRFFPEVCDTHTYEERLQTLEYLRQAGIRICSGGIIGMGETREDRCDLAFALREVGASIVPINILNPIPGTPFAHRPPLPPLEILQTIACFRFILPRQEIMVAGGRAVNLRDLQSMVFMAGASALMIGNYLTTVNRPVEQDLQMLRDLGLDPHWTEEGGESCGCGRGNGAAEVPAKAPVAAASAPAMA; this is encoded by the coding sequence ATGATGGTTGACGTCGGAAAATCGGAGCGGATTGCGGAGCTGGGTCGGCGGGTGTTGGCCGGGGGCGAAATCACCCGGGCGGAGGCTCTGGAGCTGTTCCATTTGGAATCGAGTGCGGACATTTACGACCTGATGGCCTGGGCCAACCGGATTCGGGAACGGTTCAAGGGCAATCGGGTTCATCTCTGTTCGATCGTCAATGTCAAGGCCGGTGGATGTCCGGAGAACTGCAAGTTTTGCGCGCAGTCGGCTTTGTACCAGACCCAGGCACCTCGGTACGGGTTGTTGCCGGTGGAGGAGGTGCTGACCGCGGCGGAGGAGGCGGGTCGGAACGGTGCGGTGGGTTTTGGTTTGGTGGCGGCGTGGCGCGGGCTGGAGGAGGGTCCGATCCTGGACGCTTTGTGTGAGCAGTTTCGGGCATTGAAGGCGCAGGGCCGGGTGCGGCCGGACGCGTCGCTGGGGATCATCAAAAGTGCCGAGGTGGCGCGCAGGCTCAAGGAAGCCGGCTGCGAATGCTACAATCACAACCTGGAGACGTCGCGGCGGTTTTTCCCCGAGGTGTGTGACACGCACACGTACGAGGAGCGGTTGCAGACGTTGGAGTATCTTCGTCAGGCGGGGATCCGGATCTGCTCCGGCGGGATCATCGGAATGGGAGAGACGCGGGAGGACCGGTGCGATCTGGCTTTTGCGTTGAGGGAGGTGGGGGCCAGCATTGTGCCGATCAACATTTTGAATCCGATTCCGGGCACGCCATTTGCCCATCGCCCGCCGTTGCCGCCCTTGGAGATTCTGCAGACGATCGCCTGTTTCCGATTCATTCTGCCGCGGCAGGAGATCATGGTGGCGGGTGGACGCGCGGTGAACCTGCGGGATTTGCAGAGCATGGTGTTCATGGCCGGGGCCAGTGCGCTGATGATCGGGAATTATTTGACGACGGTGAACCGGCCGGTGGAACAGGATCTGCAGATGTTGCGTGATCTCGGGCTGGATCCCCATTGGACGGAGGAGGGCGGCGAGAGTTGTGGTTGCGGGCGTGGAAACGGTGCGGCGGAGGTGCCTGCAAAGGCGCCCGTGGCAGCGGCGTCGGCCCCGGCGATGGCTTGA
- a CDS encoding M14 family metallopeptidase — protein MGRLFRNQGGYRGETVDVTAVLEGCAAAAASHGWEGEVVPVEGRPPLWIWRREGMGAAAGVARRRVYISAGIHGDEPAGVLAAQQLLAMDCWPAGVSVVLIPCLNPSGLQLNRRENPDGLDLNRDYRHLRSPEVRAHVGWLEGQGSFDVSFCLHEDWEAAGFYLYELNPHGLPSLAEPMLRAVEHVCPLDLSPVIEGRPASGGLIRPAVDPESRPEWPEAFWLVQHGKTRLSYTLESPSDYPLAMRVDALVAGVRAALEAWTSVGPAPVG, from the coding sequence ATGGGACGTCTGTTTCGGAATCAGGGGGGTTACCGGGGGGAGACCGTGGACGTGACGGCCGTATTGGAGGGCTGTGCGGCGGCCGCGGCGTCGCACGGCTGGGAGGGGGAGGTCGTGCCCGTGGAAGGGCGACCGCCGCTGTGGATTTGGCGGCGTGAGGGCATGGGGGCGGCGGCCGGGGTGGCTCGGCGCCGGGTATACATCAGTGCCGGGATTCACGGGGACGAACCGGCGGGTGTGTTGGCGGCGCAGCAGTTACTGGCGATGGACTGCTGGCCTGCGGGCGTTTCGGTGGTGTTGATTCCGTGTTTGAATCCGTCCGGCCTGCAACTCAATCGGCGGGAGAATCCGGACGGGCTGGATTTGAACCGGGATTATCGGCACCTGCGTTCGCCGGAGGTTCGGGCGCACGTGGGTTGGTTGGAGGGGCAGGGGTCATTCGACGTGAGTTTTTGCCTGCACGAAGATTGGGAGGCGGCCGGGTTTTATCTGTACGAACTGAATCCGCACGGGTTGCCGTCGTTGGCGGAACCGATGTTGCGTGCGGTGGAACATGTCTGTCCGCTGGACCTTTCCCCGGTGATTGAGGGGCGTCCGGCGTCCGGCGGATTGATCCGGCCGGCGGTGGATCCCGAATCGCGTCCGGAATGGCCGGAGGCGTTCTGGCTGGTACAGCATGGCAAAACCCGGCTCTCGTACACCCTGGAGTCGCCCTCGGATTATCCGCTGGCGATGCGTGTGGATGCTCTGGTGGCCGGGGTGCGAGCGGCGTTGGAGGCCTGGACGAGTGTAGGGCCGGCGCCGGTCGGGTAG
- a CDS encoding hemerythrin domain-containing protein: protein MKITDILLAEHIVFHNIFDHIERTLPRLKTLAEIRALAALLEDLLRGHSKAEDELLLAPLEHYLEQIGQRDSFEHEHHEIDANLLRIHQARSVAEARRLMQHALTYSRKHFDHEERIVFPMAEKVLKATTLRELGRIWLQKRDALPV from the coding sequence ATGAAAATCACCGACATTCTCCTGGCCGAGCACATCGTCTTCCACAACATCTTCGATCACATCGAACGGACGTTGCCCCGGCTGAAAACCCTGGCCGAAATCCGCGCCCTGGCCGCGCTGTTGGAAGACCTGCTGCGGGGGCATTCCAAGGCCGAGGACGAGCTCCTCCTGGCACCCCTGGAACATTACCTGGAACAAATCGGTCAACGGGACTCGTTCGAACACGAACACCACGAAATTGACGCCAACCTCCTCCGCATCCACCAGGCCCGGTCCGTCGCCGAGGCACGCCGACTCATGCAACACGCCCTCACCTACTCCCGCAAACACTTCGATCACGAGGAACGCATCGTCTTTCCCATGGCGGAAAAGGTCCTCAAGGCCACCACCCTGCGTGAACTGGGCCGCATCTGGCTGCAAAAGCGCGACGCATTACCGGTCTGA
- the gcvP gene encoding aminomethyl-transferring glycine dehydrogenase: MPTSTAESAAPATSPEADRPFALWEPERFVHRHIGPRAEEIQTMLNALGYSSLDELTAAALPAELHTRRPLNLPPARTEAEILRTLTEYARENRVFRSYIGQGYHDCITPPVIQRNILENPGWYTAYTPYQSEISQGRLEALLNFQTMVRDLTGLEIANASLLDEATAAAEAMMMCHRLRGGPNRNRFFVASDCHPQTIAVVRTRARALGFDVIVADPQGSCLDSSFFGVLVQYPATDGTVRDYRTWADHVHAEGALLVAATDLLALTLLPPPGAWGADIAVGSAQRFGVPMFYGGPHAAFLATRDAFKRQMPGRLVGTYRDARGRPALRLALGTREQHIRREKATSNICTAQALLAIVAMAYAAYHGPHGLRRIALRIHSLTRTLAVGLERLGYKVHPSPTASPSTDPAGPPLPFFDTITVHTAPERAERIHQIAAAHRMNFRRVSETVVGLSLDETTTPADVQEIWLVFNNDQPVPFTPASVATPVDETRLRPVDYLQHPVFNRYHSETEMLRYLRRLESRDFSLCQTMIPLGSCTMKLNPTAALQPVTWPEWARLHPFAPVDQARGWHRIMEELKAWLSEITGFPAICLQPNAGSQGEYAGLLVIRAWHQHRGEPHRDVCLIPTSAHGTNPASAAMAGLKVVAVACDRNGNVDVDDLRAKAAAHRDRLACLMITYPSTHGVFEPTIRDLCRIIHDHGGLVYMDGANLNALVGLCRPAELGADVCHLNLHKTFAIPHGGGGPGAGPIGVAEFLRDFLPDHPMAPAEHRSPGSVGPVAAAPWGSAGILLISWAYIAMMGPDGLRRATQVAILNANYIARRLEPCFPTLYKGPNGLVAHECILDLRRFHHITAEDVAKRLMDYGFHAPTLSWPVAGTLMVEPTESESKAELDRFCDAMTAIHAEILEVETGRMDPRDNPLKNAPHTADMVAADPWPHPYSRQQAAWPLPNLLDHKWWPAVARVDNVYGDRHPVCACGSVSDFATAS; encoded by the coding sequence ATGCCAACTTCAACCGCCGAATCCGCCGCCCCGGCCACCAGCCCGGAGGCGGATCGACCGTTTGCGTTGTGGGAACCCGAACGTTTCGTCCACCGGCATATCGGCCCTCGTGCCGAGGAGATCCAGACTATGCTGAACGCACTGGGGTACAGCTCACTGGACGAACTCACCGCAGCCGCCCTGCCTGCCGAGCTGCATACCCGGCGGCCGCTGAACCTGCCGCCTGCACGCACTGAGGCCGAAATCCTCCGCACGCTGACCGAATACGCCCGCGAAAACCGGGTATTCCGATCCTACATCGGCCAGGGCTACCATGACTGCATTACACCGCCGGTCATCCAGCGGAACATCCTCGAAAATCCCGGCTGGTACACGGCCTATACCCCCTACCAGTCCGAGATTTCTCAGGGCCGACTGGAAGCGCTGCTCAACTTCCAGACCATGGTCCGCGACCTGACCGGCTTGGAAATCGCCAATGCCTCGCTCCTCGACGAAGCCACGGCCGCCGCCGAAGCCATGATGATGTGCCACCGCCTCCGCGGTGGACCCAACCGCAACCGGTTCTTCGTCGCTTCCGACTGTCATCCGCAAACCATCGCCGTCGTCCGTACCCGGGCCCGCGCCCTCGGCTTCGACGTCATCGTCGCAGACCCTCAGGGCTCTTGCCTCGACAGCTCCTTTTTCGGTGTCCTGGTCCAATACCCGGCCACGGACGGCACCGTGCGGGATTACCGCACCTGGGCGGATCACGTGCACGCCGAAGGTGCCCTGCTGGTGGCAGCCACCGATCTCCTGGCGTTGACCCTGCTGCCGCCACCGGGCGCCTGGGGGGCTGACATCGCCGTGGGCAGTGCCCAGCGGTTCGGCGTGCCCATGTTCTACGGCGGCCCACACGCCGCCTTCCTCGCCACCCGGGACGCTTTCAAACGGCAAATGCCCGGTCGGTTGGTCGGCACCTACCGGGACGCCCGGGGTCGACCCGCCCTGCGCCTGGCCCTCGGCACCCGCGAACAGCACATCCGCCGCGAAAAGGCTACCAGCAACATCTGCACCGCCCAAGCCTTGCTGGCCATCGTGGCCATGGCCTACGCCGCCTACCACGGCCCGCACGGGCTGCGCCGGATCGCCTTGCGCATCCACTCCCTCACCCGGACCCTCGCTGTCGGCCTTGAACGTCTGGGGTACAAGGTCCACCCCTCCCCAACTGCATCCCCCTCAACCGACCCCGCCGGGCCGCCCCTGCCGTTTTTCGACACGATCACTGTCCATACCGCGCCCGAACGGGCCGAACGCATCCACCAGATCGCCGCTGCACACCGGATGAACTTCCGCCGCGTCAGCGAAACCGTCGTCGGGCTCTCGCTGGATGAGACCACCACGCCCGCAGACGTGCAGGAGATCTGGCTGGTGTTCAACAACGACCAACCCGTCCCCTTCACGCCGGCATCGGTCGCCACGCCCGTGGACGAAACCCGGCTCCGGCCGGTGGATTACCTGCAGCACCCCGTCTTCAACCGGTACCACTCCGAAACCGAGATGTTGCGGTACCTCCGACGGCTTGAGTCCCGCGACTTCTCCCTCTGCCAAACCATGATCCCGCTGGGTTCCTGCACCATGAAACTCAACCCCACGGCCGCCCTCCAGCCGGTCACATGGCCCGAATGGGCGCGTCTCCACCCGTTCGCGCCGGTGGACCAGGCACGGGGCTGGCACCGCATCATGGAGGAACTGAAAGCCTGGCTGTCCGAAATCACCGGTTTCCCGGCCATTTGCCTCCAGCCCAATGCCGGGTCCCAGGGCGAATACGCCGGGTTACTGGTCATCCGCGCCTGGCACCAACATCGGGGCGAGCCGCATCGGGACGTCTGCCTCATCCCCACCTCGGCCCACGGCACCAACCCGGCCAGCGCCGCCATGGCCGGACTCAAGGTCGTCGCCGTCGCTTGCGACCGCAACGGAAACGTGGACGTGGACGATCTCAGGGCCAAAGCCGCCGCCCACCGGGACCGGTTGGCCTGCCTGATGATCACCTACCCGTCCACTCACGGCGTCTTCGAGCCCACCATCCGCGACCTCTGCCGGATCATCCACGACCACGGCGGTCTCGTCTACATGGACGGCGCCAACCTCAATGCCCTGGTCGGCCTCTGCCGACCCGCCGAACTGGGAGCCGACGTCTGCCACCTGAACCTCCACAAGACCTTCGCCATCCCGCACGGGGGTGGCGGGCCCGGCGCCGGGCCGATCGGCGTGGCAGAGTTTTTGCGGGATTTTTTGCCTGACCATCCCATGGCCCCGGCCGAACACCGATCCCCCGGCAGCGTGGGCCCCGTGGCCGCCGCCCCGTGGGGCAGTGCCGGCATCCTCCTGATCTCCTGGGCGTACATCGCCATGATGGGCCCGGACGGCCTGCGCCGTGCCACCCAGGTGGCCATCCTCAACGCCAATTACATCGCACGCCGACTGGAACCCTGTTTCCCCACGCTCTACAAGGGGCCCAACGGATTGGTGGCCCACGAATGCATCCTGGACCTGCGCCGATTCCACCACATCACCGCCGAGGACGTGGCCAAACGCCTCATGGACTACGGATTCCATGCACCCACGCTGTCCTGGCCCGTGGCCGGCACCCTCATGGTGGAACCCACCGAAAGCGAATCCAAAGCCGAGCTCGATCGCTTTTGCGACGCCATGACGGCCATTCACGCCGAAATCCTCGAGGTCGAAACCGGCCGCATGGACCCCCGGGACAATCCCCTGAAAAACGCGCCCCACACGGCCGACATGGTCGCAGCCGATCCCTGGCCCCATCCCTACTCCCGTCAACAGGCTGCCTGGCCGCTGCCCAACCTGCTCGACCACAAATGGTGGCCGGCCGTGGCCCGCGTGGACAACGTCTACGGCGACCGGCACCCCGTGTGCGCTTGCGGCAGCGTGTCCGATTTTGCCACCGCTTCTTGA
- a CDS encoding SAM-dependent methyltransferase, with protein sequence MNPVVAHILASLQPRGWLRFDQFMALALYCPGSGYYEQNPDNPGRRGDYYTSVSVGPLFAELLAFQLADWLQTLAARTGPDTTLLCVEAAAHDGRLARQILEWFAQHRPQLARRLRYLILEPSPRRRAWQQATLGPWAEQVDWPGTPTDPSHPNAPEWFPLPPRSVTGVIFANEFLDALPVRRLRWNARAGHWSEWGVTWQKGRFSWTVIPDPPEAVRERADLLRRFGIEPPPELLNLLPDGFTLDLSPAALAWWEQAAQSLVEGWLLTFDYGLSAEECLHPARATGTLRAYYRHHLAPDPLERPGEQDLTAHVAFTALERAGRAAGLTTVLRQPQGRFLSAIATRWAEQNQGHPGWDAARLRQFHTLTHPDHLGHALQAFVQHRCPSLNLSPD encoded by the coding sequence GTGAATCCGGTTGTTGCCCACATCCTTGCCTCGCTCCAGCCCCGGGGCTGGTTGCGTTTCGACCAGTTCATGGCCCTGGCGCTCTACTGTCCGGGTTCTGGATACTATGAACAGAATCCGGACAACCCGGGCCGACGCGGCGACTACTACACCAGCGTCAGCGTCGGCCCCCTTTTCGCAGAGCTACTTGCGTTCCAACTGGCCGACTGGTTGCAAACCCTGGCGGCCCGGACCGGTCCCGATACGACGCTCCTCTGCGTCGAGGCCGCCGCTCATGATGGTCGGCTGGCGCGCCAAATCCTTGAGTGGTTTGCGCAACATCGCCCCCAACTGGCCCGCCGCCTCCGCTACCTCATCCTCGAGCCTTCCCCCCGCCGACGGGCCTGGCAACAGGCCACCCTCGGCCCCTGGGCCGAGCAAGTGGACTGGCCCGGCACACCCACCGATCCCTCCCACCCCAACGCCCCCGAATGGTTCCCCCTGCCGCCCCGCAGCGTCACCGGAGTTATCTTCGCCAACGAGTTCCTCGACGCCCTCCCCGTCCGGCGCCTCCGCTGGAACGCCCGTGCCGGTCACTGGTCCGAATGGGGCGTCACATGGCAAAAGGGCCGCTTCTCCTGGACCGTCATCCCGGATCCGCCCGAGGCCGTCCGCGAACGGGCCGATTTGCTCCGGCGGTTCGGTATCGAGCCGCCACCCGAGTTGCTGAACTTGTTGCCGGACGGCTTCACCCTCGACCTCAGCCCCGCCGCACTCGCATGGTGGGAACAGGCCGCCCAAAGCCTGGTCGAAGGCTGGCTGCTCACCTTCGATTACGGCCTCAGCGCCGAAGAATGCCTACACCCCGCCCGCGCCACAGGTACGCTCCGGGCCTACTACCGACATCACCTGGCCCCGGATCCCCTGGAACGCCCGGGGGAACAGGACCTCACCGCCCACGTGGCCTTCACCGCCCTCGAGCGCGCGGGCCGGGCCGCAGGACTGACCACCGTGCTCCGGCAGCCCCAGGGCCGGTTCCTCTCCGCCATCGCCACACGCTGGGCCGAACAAAACCAGGGGCACCCCGGCTGGGACGCCGCGCGCCTCCGGCAGTTCCATACGCTGACCCATCCGGATCACCTCGGCCACGCCCTCCAGGCGTTCGTCCAGCACCGTTGCCCATCGCTCAACCTGAGCCCCGACTGA